One Natrinema halophilum genomic window carries:
- a CDS encoding L-aspartate oxidase, with amino-acid sequence MTETDTGTATTTDGETIDVLVVGSGIAGCAAALAAAREGADVLLLTKATKPDGASTDWAQGGISTTRGNPQSLKEDIIDASDGTADPDAVDVLVENADDAVEDVLIDTLDVGFDESDGDLDYTREAAHSEYRILHVDAATGTHILRPFLNYVDDHDRIEVRQDTAALELITAEGRVHGVVSDREGSRPSDDSSGERRDRSEGLDEANGEAVNGQRPGEKTPNGHPIYAGATVLATGGIGALYGCSTNPDDATGDGIAMAALAGADVADLEYIQFHPTAYAGENPFLLSEALRGEGAALRNGDGERFMEDYHPQGDLAPRDVVARAVETERERTGEVVLDVSPLEFEADYPAIAEKCRSRGIESDEIPVAPCEHFLCGGIDVDDRGRTSLDRLYAVGECARTGVHGANRLASTSLLEGLVWGLRAGADATGYEPGVVEAPELLDRDPELPERFAAEKFTRLTQTMDEHLGLERNPDDIARASAVLRRLKGEVDAYIRTRTARDLYELRNASVTALLIARAAGENTESVGCHYVVDDEAPPA; translated from the coding sequence ATGACCGAAACCGATACTGGCACGGCGACCACGACCGATGGCGAAACGATCGACGTCCTCGTCGTCGGCAGCGGCATCGCAGGCTGTGCAGCAGCGCTCGCGGCCGCCAGGGAGGGTGCGGACGTCCTCCTATTGACGAAAGCGACGAAACCCGACGGCGCGAGCACCGACTGGGCCCAGGGCGGCATCTCGACGACTCGCGGGAACCCGCAGTCGCTGAAAGAAGACATCATCGACGCCAGCGATGGCACCGCTGATCCGGATGCCGTCGACGTCCTCGTCGAGAATGCCGACGACGCGGTCGAGGACGTGCTCATCGACACCCTCGATGTGGGATTCGACGAATCAGACGGCGACCTCGACTACACGCGCGAGGCCGCCCACTCCGAGTACCGCATTCTCCACGTCGACGCCGCGACCGGGACGCACATCCTGCGGCCGTTCCTGAATTACGTCGACGACCACGACCGCATCGAGGTTCGCCAGGATACCGCCGCGCTCGAGTTGATCACCGCCGAGGGCCGCGTTCACGGCGTGGTCAGTGACCGCGAGGGGTCACGCCCCTCGGATGACTCGAGCGGTGAGAGGCGCGACCGAAGTGAGGGCCTCGATGAAGCGAACGGCGAAGCCGTGAACGGGCAGCGCCCGGGAGAGAAAACTCCGAACGGCCACCCGATTTACGCCGGTGCAACCGTCCTCGCGACGGGCGGCATCGGTGCGCTCTATGGTTGCTCGACCAACCCCGACGACGCCACCGGCGACGGCATCGCCATGGCCGCCCTCGCCGGAGCGGACGTCGCGGACCTCGAGTACATCCAGTTTCATCCGACTGCATACGCCGGCGAGAACCCGTTCTTGCTCTCCGAGGCGCTGCGCGGCGAGGGGGCCGCCCTTCGAAACGGCGACGGCGAGCGGTTCATGGAGGACTACCACCCGCAGGGCGATCTCGCGCCACGGGACGTCGTCGCCCGCGCAGTCGAGACCGAGCGCGAACGGACCGGCGAGGTCGTCCTCGACGTGAGCCCCCTCGAGTTCGAGGCTGACTATCCCGCCATCGCCGAGAAATGCCGGAGCCGAGGCATCGAGAGCGACGAAATCCCCGTCGCTCCCTGCGAACACTTCCTCTGCGGCGGGATCGACGTCGACGACCGCGGGCGAACGAGCCTCGATCGGCTCTACGCCGTCGGCGAGTGCGCCCGAACCGGCGTCCACGGCGCGAATCGTCTAGCGAGTACCAGTCTACTCGAGGGGCTCGTCTGGGGCCTCCGGGCGGGCGCGGATGCCACTGGCTACGAACCCGGGGTCGTCGAAGCGCCCGAACTCCTGGATCGCGATCCCGAACTGCCCGAGCGCTTCGCGGCGGAGAAGTTCACGCGCCTGACACAGACGATGGACGAGCATCTCGGTCTCGAGCGGAATCCCGACGACATCGCCCGAGCGAGCGCCGTCCTCCGGCGGCTCAAGGGAGAGGTCGACGCCTACATCCGCACGAGAACGGCTCGAGACCTCTACGAACTTCGCAACGCCAGCGTCACCGCGCTGTTGATCGCGCGTGCGGCCGGCGAGAACACGGAGTCGGTCGGCTGTCACTACGTCGTCGACGACGAAGCGCCTCCCGCCTAG